A DNA window from Maribellus comscasis contains the following coding sequences:
- a CDS encoding 2-hydroxyacid dehydrogenase, with the protein MKVVIQKDLFERSFEVFSNAEKTHGIQFIQTEILDENTMLKQHTSGINCFVIGAEKYSRSFYNSLKEGSAVIRYGVGYNAVPIDICIQKNIKVAFTPGTLTDSVAEHTFALLLGVVRKLPELHQSVKSGNWKGLTGLELKNKTIALIGYGQIGQAVAKIAKLGFGMKVVAYDIKEMNSDDLLDNYSNDFKSIVKNADIISLHLATVPDTLGFINKERIGMLKDGSIFINTARGELIIEKDFYEALDTGKIKAAGLDVFENEPYHPKSEVDFRKLDNVVLTPHCGSNTIEASTRMAELVIRNILAYYSSNEMNLIPEIKNNR; encoded by the coding sequence ATGAAAGTAGTTATACAAAAAGACCTATTTGAACGTAGCTTTGAAGTCTTTTCGAATGCAGAAAAAACACACGGGATTCAGTTTATTCAAACCGAAATACTCGATGAGAATACTATGCTTAAACAGCATACTTCAGGTATAAATTGTTTTGTAATTGGTGCTGAAAAATATTCTCGTAGTTTTTATAACTCATTAAAAGAAGGTTCAGCCGTAATTCGTTATGGAGTCGGCTATAATGCGGTACCAATAGACATCTGTATCCAAAAAAATATAAAAGTTGCTTTTACGCCAGGAACATTAACGGATTCTGTTGCAGAACACACATTTGCTTTGTTATTGGGTGTTGTAAGAAAATTGCCGGAATTACATCAGTCAGTAAAATCCGGTAACTGGAAAGGATTAACCGGACTTGAATTAAAAAATAAGACAATTGCATTAATTGGATATGGGCAAATAGGACAGGCAGTAGCTAAAATTGCCAAGCTTGGCTTTGGAATGAAAGTAGTCGCATATGATATCAAAGAAATGAATAGTGATGATTTATTAGACAATTATTCTAATGATTTTAAATCAATCGTTAAGAATGCTGATATAATAAGTCTACATTTAGCAACTGTGCCTGACACACTAGGATTTATTAACAAAGAACGAATTGGAATGCTGAAAGATGGAAGCATATTCATTAACACAGCAAGGGGAGAATTAATAATTGAAAAGGATTTTTACGAAGCACTGGATACAGGCAAAATCAAAGCTGCCGGATTAGATGTATTTGAAAATGAACCCTATCATCCAAAATCTGAAGTAGATTTCAGAAAATTAGACAATGTTGTACTAACTCCGCATTGCGGCTCAAATACCATAGAAGCTAGTACCAGAATGGCAGAACTTGTTATTAGAAATATATTGGCATACTATTCTTCAAATGAAATGAACCTTATACCTGAAATTAAAAATAACCGTTAA
- a CDS encoding ATP-binding protein, whose translation MLQNGNIYFTRSIDRYLNGWKDDVRHKPLLLRGARQVGKSSAIRNLGRSFEYFLEVNFERQPDIANLFTGTINPKDICTKLSAISGISIIAGKTLLFFDEIQACLPAIASLRFFYEEFQELHVVAAGSLLEFALQEIPSFGVGRIRSLFLYPFSFDEFLQAQGLEGLVEEKNNASAEKPLSLPMHNKLTDLLRTFLLVGGMPESVSTWIEKNDYLHCRLVQNDILQTYTDDFAKYKKRISPLILQQTLRSVALQSGSKFVYSQVTGEVESVKIKEALDLLTMAGLVVPVTHTAANGLPLGAEINPKFRKFLFLDTGLLERLLDLDMKTVLLSSEIDLVNKGSMSEVFVGLELLKNGSPYERRELYYWLRLKKGAQAEVDYVVSDRGDILPVEVKAGTRGAMQSLYQFMELKKTKLGVRTSLENFGKIGLVNVCPLYAIGNINKDL comes from the coding sequence TGCAAAATGGAAATATATATTTTACAAGGAGTATTGACCGCTATTTGAATGGATGGAAGGATGATGTGAGACATAAACCTTTATTGCTACGGGGTGCACGGCAGGTGGGAAAATCATCTGCAATACGCAATCTAGGGCGTTCATTCGAATATTTTCTGGAAGTAAATTTTGAACGTCAACCCGATATTGCCAACCTTTTTACCGGAACAATAAACCCGAAAGACATCTGTACAAAACTCTCGGCAATATCCGGCATTTCGATTATTGCAGGTAAAACACTTTTATTTTTTGACGAGATACAGGCTTGTTTGCCTGCTATTGCTTCCTTACGTTTCTTTTACGAAGAATTTCAGGAGCTCCATGTCGTGGCGGCAGGATCTTTGCTTGAATTTGCCTTGCAGGAAATCCCTTCTTTCGGGGTAGGCCGGATTCGTTCACTGTTTTTATATCCTTTTTCTTTTGATGAATTTCTTCAGGCCCAGGGATTAGAGGGATTAGTAGAAGAAAAGAATAACGCTTCTGCTGAAAAGCCACTTTCTTTGCCTATGCACAATAAGCTGACAGACCTTTTACGTACTTTTCTGTTGGTTGGAGGAATGCCCGAATCGGTAAGCACCTGGATCGAGAAGAACGATTACCTTCATTGTCGACTGGTTCAAAATGATATTTTACAAACCTATACAGATGATTTCGCAAAATATAAAAAAAGGATATCCCCGCTTATTCTGCAACAAACACTCCGGTCAGTAGCCCTCCAGTCAGGAAGCAAGTTCGTTTATTCACAAGTTACAGGAGAGGTGGAATCTGTTAAAATTAAAGAGGCGTTGGATTTACTGACTATGGCAGGGCTCGTTGTCCCGGTTACCCATACTGCTGCGAACGGTCTTCCTTTGGGGGCAGAGATAAACCCAAAATTCAGAAAATTCCTGTTCCTGGATACCGGATTATTAGAACGGTTACTTGATCTTGATATGAAAACGGTTTTACTTTCATCAGAAATCGATTTAGTAAATAAAGGTTCAATGTCGGAAGTATTTGTTGGATTAGAGCTGTTAAAAAACGGAAGCCCTTACGAACGAAGGGAACTCTACTATTGGCTGAGGCTAAAAAAAGGTGCGCAGGCAGAAGTCGATTACGTTGTTTCTGACCGGGGAGATATACTTCCTGTTGAAGTAAAAGCAGGTACCAGGGGAGCAATGCAGAGCTTATACCAGTTTATGGAATTAAAAAAAACCAAATTAGGAGTCAGGACATCTTTGGAAAATTTTGGAAAGATAGGATTAGTGAATGTTTGCCCTCTGTATGCAATAGGTAACATAAACAAAGATTTATAA